A DNA window from Caulobacter mirabilis contains the following coding sequences:
- a CDS encoding serine hydrolase domain-containing protein, whose protein sequence is MRKRREGAPFVDRRGFLAGGLACATPGVALARTSATDALDRFVTGEMAQAGIPGLALGLARNGAVRLARGYGFADLERRRRATVDTLFHIASVTKVVTATAVMRLAEAGRLDLDGPVAPHLDFPLANPAHPDRPITFRQLLSHTSSLSDARYYEIDFRVLGADAPKPLGEMLRGYLTPGGAHYSPKRCFSAAAPGEAWDYCNVGYGLLGYLAGRIGGEDMRERTQREIFDRLGAGGVAWRLADAPERLRATPYDLVDGKRVATAPVGLPDWPAGNLRASIAGFTRFVAACANDGATADGVRILGAETMAEMRRPAKPPSLPTWLSGQALGWMESPLAGRPLLNHWGGDPGVFTAAYVDPASRLGVAIFTNLSAVDPARAAIKAIAARLLELPPPPS, encoded by the coding sequence ATGCGGAAGCGGCGCGAGGGAGCTCCATTCGTCGATCGGCGCGGTTTTCTGGCGGGCGGACTGGCTTGCGCGACGCCCGGCGTCGCCCTGGCCCGGACCAGCGCCACGGACGCGCTCGATCGCTTCGTCACTGGTGAGATGGCCCAGGCGGGCATTCCGGGGCTGGCCCTGGGCCTGGCCCGGAATGGCGCGGTCCGGCTGGCGCGCGGCTACGGCTTCGCCGATCTGGAGCGCAGGCGCCGGGCGACCGTCGACACCCTGTTCCATATCGCCTCGGTGACCAAGGTGGTGACCGCGACGGCGGTGATGCGGCTGGCGGAGGCCGGGCGACTGGATCTCGACGGGCCGGTCGCGCCGCATCTGGACTTCCCGCTGGCCAATCCGGCGCATCCCGACCGCCCGATCACCTTCCGCCAGCTGCTGTCGCATACCTCCAGCCTCTCGGACGCCCGCTACTACGAGATCGACTTCCGCGTCCTGGGCGCCGACGCGCCGAAGCCTCTCGGGGAGATGCTGCGCGGATACCTGACGCCCGGCGGCGCACACTATTCGCCAAAGCGGTGCTTCTCGGCGGCGGCGCCCGGCGAGGCCTGGGACTACTGCAACGTCGGCTACGGCCTGCTCGGCTATCTCGCCGGTCGGATCGGCGGCGAGGACATGCGCGAGCGGACCCAGCGCGAGATTTTCGACCGACTGGGCGCGGGCGGCGTCGCCTGGCGACTGGCCGACGCGCCGGAGCGGCTGCGCGCCACGCCCTATGATCTCGTCGACGGCAAGCGGGTCGCGACGGCGCCGGTCGGCCTGCCGGACTGGCCGGCGGGGAATCTGCGCGCCTCGATCGCTGGCTTCACCCGGTTTGTCGCCGCCTGCGCTAACGACGGCGCGACGGCGGACGGCGTCCGCATCCTCGGCGCCGAGACCATGGCCGAGATGCGCCGGCCCGCGAAGCCGCCGTCGCTGCCGACATGGCTGAGCGGGCAGGCCTTGGGATGGATGGAATCGCCGCTGGCCGGGCGGCCGCTGCTGAACCACTGGGGCGGCGATCCGGGGGTGTTCACGGCGGCCTATGTCGATCCGGCCAGCCGCTTGGGCGTGGCGATCTTCACCAATCTCAGCGCCGTCGATCCGGCCAGGGCGGCGATCAAGGCGATCGCCGCGCGGCTGCTGGAGCTTCCGCCGCCGCCTAGCTGA
- a CDS encoding VOC family protein, with amino-acid sequence MTKIRHSGALLLALCSALLTPLAAQAQAAPPTTRLGVYVVADDVDKTTAFYQRLFGKAPEIRLPTFVGFDINGGLYAVISRGAFAPNAKRGETVMPYIRVDDIDAWRAHVQAVAPGSLLEPHITREGPIALFKLRDPDGNLVEVYSLSR; translated from the coding sequence ATGACCAAGATCCGCCACTCCGGCGCGTTGCTTCTGGCGCTCTGCAGCGCCCTGCTGACGCCGCTGGCCGCCCAGGCTCAGGCCGCACCGCCGACCACCCGCCTGGGCGTCTATGTCGTGGCCGACGACGTCGACAAGACGACCGCCTTCTACCAGCGTCTGTTCGGCAAGGCGCCGGAGATCCGGCTGCCCACGTTCGTCGGCTTCGACATCAACGGCGGCCTCTACGCCGTCATCTCCCGCGGCGCCTTCGCCCCCAACGCCAAACGCGGCGAGACGGTCATGCCCTACATCCGGGTCGACGACATCGACGCCTGGCGCGCCCACGTCCAGGCCGTCGCTCCCGGAAGCCTGCTCGAGCCCCACATCACCCGCGAGGGACCGATCGCGCTGTTCAAGCTGCGCGATCCCGACGGCAATCTGGTGGAAGTCTACAGCCTCAGCCGCTGA
- a CDS encoding xanthine dehydrogenase family protein molybdopterin-binding subunit has protein sequence MNKPILDRRGFLAASGAFVLSFTVTPPVHAQTGAPASPWTAYLTVSPTGRVALLSPTTEMGQGTHTAHAAIVADEMGVPLTIVTVDTALPSDPFRRGGAMGSGGSWGVRGWYDALRKVGADARASLIAAASEKAGAPAAEVTLDDGRFLRAGKPLAVTLGEAAALAAQRPVVAGTLRDPKRFKYVGKETPRVDVPAKVRGEPVFSQDFTRPGMVYACAVLSPVYRGELDRFDDAETLKVKGVEQVVPIPGGAAVVAKSQWAAMKGAAALKVTWKATPHDGLTSARISAAMHAGLARDAEAIVGKAEGDAAAALAGAAKVVEADYEVPYLSHAPMEPWSITVEPTADGGLEIWGPFQTQDRNRNTAAKVSGLPVEKITLHTLLLGGGYGRRLGDDGTPGGVAVAMAIRKPVKVFWRREDETGQGWYRPAQVARLRAGLDKAGKVVALHVRTAGPSMRDSFSPGGLKQGEIDGSSVQTLTDTLYKTGAYRVDWVRTDQPVPMAPWRAVGATQNGYFMEAFLDEVARAAGKDPVALRRELLADNPRALKVIDEAARAGDWGKPLPKGRARGFAFVASYGSLCAQVVEASIENGEARVHRVTCALDCAKVVTPDGARNQVEGGVIQSLSTALFEGIEIADGRAQNTNFDGYRLLRINEAPARIDTVFIENDQTIGGVGEPPVPPATPALVNALVALTGKPIRKLPIGASLAG, from the coding sequence ATGAACAAGCCGATCCTCGACCGCCGCGGGTTCCTGGCCGCCTCCGGAGCCTTCGTCCTCAGCTTCACGGTGACGCCGCCGGTCCACGCTCAGACGGGGGCGCCGGCGTCGCCCTGGACCGCCTACCTGACCGTCAGCCCGACGGGCCGAGTGGCGCTGCTGTCGCCGACCACGGAGATGGGGCAGGGCACCCACACCGCCCACGCCGCCATCGTCGCCGACGAGATGGGCGTGCCGCTGACCATCGTCACGGTCGACACCGCCCTGCCGTCGGACCCGTTCCGGCGCGGCGGGGCGATGGGCTCGGGCGGCTCCTGGGGCGTGCGCGGCTGGTACGACGCGCTGCGCAAGGTCGGCGCCGACGCCCGGGCCAGCCTGATCGCCGCGGCCTCGGAGAAGGCCGGCGCTCCGGCCGCCGAGGTGACCCTGGACGACGGCCGCTTCCTGCGCGCCGGCAAGCCGCTCGCGGTCACCCTCGGCGAGGCCGCGGCCCTGGCCGCGCAGCGGCCCGTCGTGGCCGGGACGCTGCGCGATCCGAAGCGCTTCAAGTACGTCGGCAAGGAGACGCCGCGGGTCGACGTGCCCGCCAAGGTCCGCGGCGAGCCGGTGTTCTCGCAGGACTTCACGCGGCCGGGCATGGTCTACGCCTGCGCCGTGCTGTCGCCGGTCTACCGCGGCGAGCTCGATCGCTTCGACGACGCCGAGACGCTGAAGGTGAAGGGCGTCGAGCAGGTCGTGCCGATCCCCGGCGGCGCGGCCGTGGTGGCCAAGTCGCAATGGGCGGCCATGAAGGGGGCGGCGGCGCTCAAGGTCACGTGGAAGGCGACGCCGCACGACGGCCTGACCTCGGCCCGGATCTCGGCGGCCATGCATGCGGGTCTGGCCAGGGACGCCGAGGCCATCGTCGGCAAGGCCGAGGGCGATGCCGCTGCGGCCCTGGCCGGCGCCGCCAAGGTGGTCGAGGCGGACTACGAGGTTCCCTACCTCAGCCATGCCCCGATGGAGCCCTGGTCGATCACGGTGGAGCCGACGGCCGACGGCGGGCTGGAGATCTGGGGGCCGTTCCAGACCCAGGACCGCAACCGGAACACCGCCGCCAAGGTCTCGGGCCTGCCGGTCGAGAAGATCACGCTGCACACCCTGCTGCTGGGCGGCGGATACGGCCGGCGGCTGGGCGACGACGGCACGCCGGGCGGCGTGGCCGTGGCCATGGCGATCCGGAAGCCGGTGAAGGTCTTCTGGCGGCGCGAGGACGAGACGGGGCAGGGCTGGTATCGCCCGGCCCAGGTCGCCCGCCTGCGCGCCGGCCTCGACAAGGCCGGCAAGGTGGTGGCGCTGCATGTCCGCACGGCCGGCCCCTCGATGCGCGACAGCTTCTCGCCCGGCGGGCTGAAGCAGGGCGAGATCGACGGCTCCTCGGTCCAGACCCTGACCGACACCCTCTACAAGACCGGCGCCTATCGCGTGGACTGGGTGCGCACCGACCAGCCGGTGCCGATGGCCCCGTGGCGCGCGGTCGGGGCGACCCAGAACGGCTACTTCATGGAGGCCTTCCTCGACGAGGTCGCCCGCGCCGCCGGCAAGGACCCGGTCGCCCTGCGACGCGAGCTGCTCGCCGACAATCCGCGCGCGTTGAAGGTGATCGACGAGGCGGCCCGCGCCGGCGACTGGGGCAAACCCCTGCCGAAGGGCCGCGCCCGCGGGTTCGCCTTCGTGGCCAGCTACGGCAGCCTGTGCGCCCAGGTGGTCGAGGCCTCGATCGAGAACGGCGAGGCCCGGGTCCATCGCGTGACCTGCGCCCTGGACTGCGCCAAGGTCGTCACGCCCGACGGGGCCCGTAATCAGGTCGAGGGCGGGGTGATCCAGAGCCTGTCGACGGCCCTGTTCGAGGGCATCGAGATCGCCGACGGCCGGGCCCAGAACACCAACTTCGACGGCTACCGCCTGCTGCGCATCAACGAGGCGCCGGCCCGGATCGACACGGTGTTCATCGAGAACGACCAGACCATCGGAGGCGTCGGCGAGCCGCCGGTGCCGCCGGCTACGCCGGCCCTGGTCAACGCCCTGGTCGCCTTGACCGGCAAGCCGATCCGCAAGCTGCCGATCGGCGCGTCGCTGGCGGGCTAG
- a CDS encoding (2Fe-2S)-binding protein yields MTTLTLNGKAVTVTSEPDTPLLWVLREEFDLKGAKYGCGIAQCGACTVHVGGQAVRACSIPVGDLDGQSVTTIESFGGEHPVQKAWVDAQVPQCGFCQPGQIMSAAALLAETKAPTDADIDAAMAGNLCRCGTYPRIRAAIKAAAKA; encoded by the coding sequence ATGACCACTCTGACCCTCAACGGCAAGGCGGTGACGGTGACGTCCGAGCCCGACACGCCGCTGCTCTGGGTGCTGCGTGAGGAGTTCGACCTCAAGGGCGCCAAATACGGCTGCGGCATCGCCCAGTGCGGCGCCTGCACGGTCCATGTCGGCGGCCAGGCGGTGCGGGCCTGTTCGATCCCGGTCGGCGATCTGGACGGCCAGAGCGTGACCACCATCGAGAGCTTCGGCGGCGAGCACCCGGTCCAGAAGGCCTGGGTGGACGCCCAGGTCCCCCAGTGCGGCTTCTGCCAGCCGGGCCAGATCATGAGCGCCGCCGCGCTGCTGGCCGAAACCAAGGCCCCGACGGACGCCGACATCGACGCCGCCATGGCCGGGAACCTCTGCCGCTGCGGGACCTATCCACGCATCCGCGCCGCCATCAAGGCCGCGGCCAAGGCCTGA
- a CDS encoding GFA family protein → MAIEGGCYCGNIRFKAEGDPMMKGQCHCRECQHITGGGPNYFLAMPAAGFAYVKGEPKQFARADLETPVTRDFCPDCGTPLLTRPQGLPAVIVKAGTLDDPARDYGGPLVAIWTSEKQPFHDIADGMASFPGFPGR, encoded by the coding sequence ATGGCGATCGAAGGCGGCTGCTACTGCGGGAACATCCGGTTCAAGGCCGAGGGCGATCCGATGATGAAGGGTCAGTGCCACTGCCGCGAATGCCAGCACATCACCGGCGGCGGCCCCAACTACTTCCTGGCCATGCCCGCCGCCGGCTTCGCCTACGTCAAGGGCGAGCCCAAGCAGTTCGCCCGCGCCGACCTGGAGACGCCGGTCACCCGCGATTTCTGTCCGGACTGCGGCACGCCGCTGCTGACCCGGCCGCAGGGGCTGCCGGCGGTGATCGTCAAGGCCGGCACCCTGGACGACCCGGCCCGCGACTACGGCGGCCCGCTGGTGGCCATCTGGACCTCCGAGAAACAGCCCTTCCACGACATCGCCGACGGCATGGCGAGCTTCCCCGGCTTCCCGGGCCGCTGA
- a CDS encoding TetR/AcrR family transcriptional regulator, whose protein sequence is MSARAAGAKQTGTGVRAKALAAAGALLAEVGADELSLRLIADRAGIGLTSIYHYFENKDALLVSLALGGLEDLRRDILTLQKSPEFDSPMRGGARAFFAFAESRPRLFSLMFSERLLVSHQTLREAEQKIVLAYQAAVEADDRVPPRHQENAAYALWALGRGMAAIIASYPGGRPPEDLLAKLFAGGGYLIDHPE, encoded by the coding sequence GTGTCGGCCAGGGCGGCAGGGGCGAAGCAGACCGGAACCGGCGTCAGGGCCAAGGCCCTGGCGGCGGCGGGCGCCCTGCTGGCCGAGGTCGGCGCGGACGAACTGAGCTTGCGGCTGATCGCCGACCGGGCCGGGATCGGGCTGACCTCGATCTACCACTACTTCGAGAACAAGGACGCGCTGCTGGTCAGCCTGGCTCTGGGCGGGCTGGAGGATCTGCGGCGGGACATCCTCACCCTGCAGAAGAGCCCCGAGTTCGACTCGCCGATGCGCGGCGGAGCGCGGGCCTTCTTCGCCTTCGCCGAGAGCCGGCCTCGGCTGTTCTCGCTGATGTTCAGCGAACGGCTGCTGGTGAGTCACCAAACCCTGCGCGAAGCGGAGCAGAAGATCGTCCTGGCCTATCAGGCGGCGGTCGAGGCCGACGACCGCGTCCCGCCGCGCCACCAGGAGAACGCCGCCTACGCCCTCTGGGCCCTGGGCCGGGGGATGGCGGCGATCATCGCCTCCTATCCCGGCGGACGACCGCCGGAGGACCTGCTGGCCAAGCTGTTCGCGGGCGGCGGCTACCTGATCGACCACCCGGAGTGA
- a CDS encoding cytochrome P450 → MADGSVTLDEARNAVWSAPLESLDPAQPALFQQDAMWPIFDRLRAEAPVHFTEGGEYGPYWSITRYNDIMAVDTNHQVFSSDFLLGGITIGGGQQNFEPLPMFIAMDPPRHDVQRKAVSPAVSPANLQLMAPLIRERAGAILDGLPIGETFDWVDLVSKELTAMTLATLFDAPQEDRRKLPYWSDVVTAIPMPGGIVESLEQKLEIFQEYQAYFNVLWNQKVNAPPTGDMISMLAHHPATRDMAPREYFGNVVLLTVGGNDTTRNTISGSVFELNRNPDQYAKLRADPSLIPSMVSETIRYQTPLAHMRRTALEDIELGGQIIRKGDKVVMWYVSGNRDDSVIERPNDYIIDRERPRQHISFGFGIHRCVGNRLAELQLQIIWEEILKRFPEIVVVGEPKRSYSVFVRGFETLPVMIPRRL, encoded by the coding sequence ATGGCCGACGGATCGGTGACGCTGGACGAGGCGCGGAATGCGGTCTGGTCGGCGCCGTTGGAGAGTCTGGATCCCGCCCAACCGGCGCTGTTCCAGCAGGACGCCATGTGGCCGATCTTCGACCGCCTGCGCGCCGAGGCGCCGGTCCATTTCACAGAGGGCGGCGAGTACGGGCCCTACTGGTCGATCACCCGCTACAACGACATCATGGCGGTCGACACCAACCATCAGGTGTTCTCGTCGGACTTCCTGTTGGGCGGCATCACCATCGGCGGCGGCCAGCAGAACTTCGAGCCGTTGCCGATGTTCATCGCCATGGACCCGCCCCGGCACGACGTGCAGCGCAAGGCGGTCAGCCCGGCCGTCTCGCCCGCCAACCTGCAGCTGATGGCGCCGCTGATCCGCGAGCGGGCCGGGGCCATCCTCGACGGCCTGCCGATCGGCGAGACCTTCGACTGGGTCGACCTGGTCTCCAAGGAACTGACGGCCATGACCCTGGCGACGCTGTTCGACGCGCCGCAGGAGGACCGCCGCAAGCTGCCCTACTGGTCCGACGTGGTCACCGCCATCCCGATGCCTGGCGGCATCGTCGAGAGCCTGGAGCAGAAGCTGGAGATCTTCCAGGAGTACCAGGCCTACTTCAACGTCCTCTGGAACCAGAAGGTCAACGCTCCGCCGACGGGGGACATGATCTCGATGCTGGCCCACCACCCGGCGACGCGCGACATGGCGCCGCGCGAGTATTTCGGCAACGTCGTGCTGCTGACCGTGGGCGGCAACGACACCACCCGCAACACCATCTCCGGCTCGGTGTTCGAACTGAACCGCAATCCCGACCAGTACGCCAAGCTGCGCGCCGACCCGTCGCTGATCCCCTCGATGGTGTCGGAGACGATCCGCTACCAGACCCCGCTGGCCCATATGCGCCGCACGGCGCTGGAGGACATCGAGCTGGGCGGCCAGATCATCCGCAAGGGCGACAAGGTGGTGATGTGGTACGTGTCGGGCAACCGCGACGACAGCGTCATCGAGCGCCCGAACGACTACATTATCGACCGCGAGCGGCCGCGCCAGCACATCTCGTTCGGCTTCGGCATCCACCGTTGCGTCGGCAACCGCCTGGCCGAGCTGCAGCTGCAGATCATCTGGGAGGAGATCCTCAAGCGCTTCCCGGAGATCGTGGTCGTCGGAGAGCCGAAGCGCAGCTACTCGGTCTTCGTCCGCGGCTTCGAGACCCTGCCGGTGATGATCCCGCGACGACTCTAG
- the dnaE gene encoding DNA polymerase III subunit alpha gives MADAAAVETAAKGFVHLRVRSAYSMLEGAIKADAIGKMAAAAVMPAVGVADRANLFGALEFSVTAKDAGVQPIIACAVPVKGIGEGPPERWARTPTVVLLAQSEQGYLNLTEISSAAYLEADPSEEPSVPWSKVVEHAEGLLLLSGGRDGPADPLFAAGKSADGAAALAEMHRAFGDRFYVELQRHGMPEQAAAEPGLVAWAYENDVPLVATNDVYFAKADMYEAHDALLCISDGSFVGQDERRRVTAEHWFKPADAMRALFADLPEACDNTLDIARRCAFIVNKRDPILPRFPTGDGRSEDEELAHQAREGLKRRLEGLVLAADEADYWARLDREIGVIQRMGFSGYFLIVSDFIKWGKTHGIPVGPGRGSGAGSLVAWVLTITDLDPLRFGLLFERFLNPERVSMPDFDIDFCQERREEVIDYVQHKYGLDRVAQIITFGTLQARAVLRDVGRVMQLPLGLVDRLCKMVPNNPANPTTLAQAINIEPRLRQARDDDPSVAQCLEVALRLEGLFRNASTHAAGVVIGDRPLTELTPLYKDPRSDLPATQFNMKWVESAGLVKFDFLGLKTLTVLDRCVKHMAKRGAAVDLSKLPLDDLPSYELMGSGQTVGVFQLESQGMRDTLRKMRPGSLEEITALISLYRPGPMDNIDTFVDTKFGRRPMDVLHPSLEPVLKETYGVIVYQEQVMQIAQILAGYSLGEADLLRRAMGKKKKEEMDLQKARFVSGASEKGVDPKQAASIFELVEKFAGYGFNKSHAAAYALISYQTAWLKANAPVEFLAGSMSLDISNTDKLAVFYQDARRFKITVRPPDVNRSGADFEVEDGEVLYALGAVRNVGFAAMQHVVDVRGEGGPFRDIFDFVERVDPKQVNKRALENLARAGALDSIHPNRAQIVEAADKLIAYSQTEAADRASDQLSLLGGEKSETNRPRLPRVEPWDQIRRLDEELSAVGFYLTGHPLEDMIDVLRRRRTSLLTEVIPAAEAGGEAFRMAGMVRRRQERVQQSGDRFAFVSLSDPTGEYEVLFPPEALRRCRDALEPGKAVLIKVRAKGRDGEVRFFGDDAEPLDKAVENVAASLRVHLSPYSAEIEALKRRLAPAAATKGGEVVFVAGLGGGKEVELKLPGFYTLDASLRGALKTAPGVAFLEDV, from the coding sequence ATGGCTGACGCCGCCGCCGTGGAGACCGCCGCAAAGGGGTTCGTCCACCTGCGGGTCCGGTCGGCCTATTCGATGCTCGAGGGCGCGATCAAGGCGGACGCGATCGGCAAGATGGCCGCCGCGGCGGTGATGCCGGCCGTGGGCGTGGCCGACCGGGCCAACCTCTTCGGCGCCCTGGAATTCTCCGTCACCGCCAAGGACGCCGGCGTGCAGCCGATCATCGCCTGCGCCGTTCCGGTGAAGGGCATCGGCGAGGGCCCGCCGGAGCGCTGGGCCCGGACCCCGACGGTGGTGCTGCTGGCCCAGAGCGAGCAGGGCTATCTCAATCTCACCGAAATCTCATCGGCGGCCTACCTCGAGGCGGACCCGTCCGAGGAGCCGAGCGTGCCCTGGTCCAAGGTGGTCGAGCACGCCGAGGGACTGCTGCTGCTGTCCGGCGGTCGCGACGGCCCGGCGGATCCGCTGTTCGCGGCCGGCAAGAGCGCCGACGGCGCGGCGGCCCTGGCCGAAATGCACCGGGCGTTCGGCGACCGCTTCTACGTCGAGCTGCAGCGCCACGGCATGCCGGAGCAGGCGGCGGCCGAGCCTGGGCTGGTCGCCTGGGCCTATGAGAACGACGTCCCGCTCGTCGCCACCAACGACGTCTATTTCGCCAAGGCGGACATGTACGAGGCGCACGACGCGCTGCTCTGCATCTCCGACGGCTCCTTCGTCGGCCAGGACGAGCGGCGGCGGGTGACCGCCGAGCACTGGTTCAAGCCGGCGGACGCGATGCGGGCCCTGTTCGCGGACCTGCCGGAGGCGTGTGACAACACCCTCGACATCGCCCGGCGCTGCGCCTTCATCGTCAACAAGCGCGACCCGATCCTGCCGCGGTTCCCGACCGGCGACGGCCGCAGCGAGGACGAGGAGCTGGCGCACCAGGCCCGGGAGGGCCTGAAGCGACGGCTGGAGGGGCTGGTTCTGGCCGCCGACGAGGCGGACTACTGGGCGCGGCTGGATCGCGAGATCGGCGTCATCCAGAGGATGGGCTTCTCGGGCTACTTCCTGATCGTTTCGGACTTCATCAAATGGGGAAAGACTCACGGCATCCCCGTGGGCCCCGGGCGGGGCTCGGGCGCCGGCTCGCTGGTCGCCTGGGTGCTGACCATCACGGATCTGGATCCGCTTCGGTTCGGCCTGCTGTTCGAGCGCTTCCTGAATCCGGAGCGGGTGTCGATGCCCGACTTCGATATCGACTTCTGCCAGGAACGGCGGGAAGAGGTCATCGACTACGTCCAGCACAAGTACGGGCTGGACCGGGTGGCCCAGATCATCACCTTCGGCACCCTGCAGGCCCGCGCCGTGCTGCGCGACGTCGGCCGGGTGATGCAGCTGCCGCTCGGCCTGGTCGACCGGCTCTGCAAGATGGTGCCGAACAACCCCGCCAATCCCACGACCCTGGCCCAGGCGATCAACATCGAGCCGCGGCTGCGCCAGGCGCGTGACGACGACCCGTCGGTGGCCCAGTGCCTGGAGGTGGCGCTGCGGCTGGAGGGGTTGTTCCGCAACGCCTCGACCCACGCCGCCGGGGTGGTGATCGGCGATCGCCCGCTGACCGAACTGACGCCGCTGTACAAGGATCCGCGCTCGGACCTGCCGGCCACCCAGTTCAACATGAAGTGGGTCGAGAGCGCCGGCCTGGTGAAGTTCGACTTCCTGGGCCTGAAGACCCTGACCGTGCTGGACCGCTGCGTGAAGCACATGGCCAAGCGCGGGGCGGCGGTCGATCTGAGCAAGCTGCCGCTCGACGACCTGCCGTCGTACGAGCTGATGGGGTCGGGCCAGACGGTCGGCGTGTTCCAGCTGGAAAGCCAGGGCATGCGCGACACCCTGCGCAAGATGCGGCCAGGCTCGCTGGAGGAGATCACCGCCCTGATCTCGCTCTACCGCCCGGGCCCGATGGACAACATCGACACCTTCGTCGACACCAAGTTCGGCCGGCGGCCGATGGATGTCCTGCATCCGTCGCTGGAGCCGGTGCTGAAGGAGACCTACGGCGTCATCGTCTACCAGGAACAGGTGATGCAGATCGCCCAGATCCTGGCCGGCTACAGCCTCGGCGAAGCCGACCTGCTCCGCCGGGCGATGGGCAAGAAGAAGAAGGAGGAGATGGACCTCCAGAAGGCGCGCTTCGTCTCGGGCGCGTCCGAAAAGGGCGTCGATCCCAAACAGGCGGCCTCGATCTTCGAGCTGGTCGAGAAGTTCGCCGGCTACGGCTTCAACAAGTCGCACGCCGCCGCCTACGCCCTGATCAGCTACCAGACCGCCTGGCTGAAGGCGAACGCGCCGGTCGAGTTCCTGGCCGGCTCGATGAGCCTCGACATCAGCAACACCGACAAGCTGGCGGTGTTCTACCAGGACGCCCGCCGGTTCAAGATCACCGTGCGGCCGCCGGACGTGAACCGTTCGGGCGCCGACTTCGAGGTCGAGGACGGCGAGGTGCTCTACGCCCTGGGGGCGGTGCGCAACGTCGGCTTCGCGGCCATGCAGCACGTGGTCGACGTCCGGGGCGAGGGCGGGCCGTTCCGGGACATCTTCGACTTCGTCGAGCGGGTCGACCCCAAACAGGTCAACAAGCGCGCGCTGGAGAACCTGGCCCGGGCCGGGGCGCTGGACAGCATCCACCCCAACCGCGCCCAGATCGTCGAGGCGGCGGACAAGCTGATCGCCTACAGCCAGACCGAGGCCGCCGACCGGGCCTCGGACCAGCTCAGCCTGCTCGGGGGCGAGAAGAGCGAGACCAATCGGCCGCGGCTGCCGCGGGTCGAGCCCTGGGATCAGATCCGCCGGCTGGATGAGGAGCTTTCCGCGGTCGGTTTCTACCTCACCGGCCACCCGCTGGAGGACATGATCGACGTCCTGCGGCGGCGGCGGACGTCGCTGCTGACCGAGGTGATCCCGGCCGCCGAGGCCGGGGGCGAGGCCTTCCGGATGGCCGGCATGGTCCGCCGCCGCCAGGAGCGGGTCCAGCAGAGCGGCGACCGCTTCGCCTTCGTCTCCCTGTCCGACCCGACCGGCGAGTATGAGGTGCTGTTCCCGCCCGAGGCCCTGCGCCGTTGCCGCGACGCGCTCGAGCCCGGCAAGGCGGTGCTGATCAAGGTTCGCGCCAAGGGGCGGGACGGGGAGGTGCGGTTCTTCGGCGACGACGCCGAGCCGCTCGACAAGGCGGTCGAGAATGTCGCCGCCAGCCTGCGGGTGCATCTGTCGCCGTATTCGGCGGAGATCGAGGCGCTCAAGCGTCGCCTGGCCCCCGCGGCCGCGACCAAGGGCGGGGAGGTGGTGTTCGTCGCCGGCCTTGGCGGCGGCAAGGAGGTCGAGCTGAAGCTTCCCGGGTTCTACACCCTGGACGCGTCGCTGCGGGGCGCCCTGAAGACCGCGCCGGGGGTGGCTTTCCTGGAGGACGTCTAG
- the sidA gene encoding cell division inhibitor SidA, with translation MVRIARESLALMSVIGFVWMMCSVAYMVA, from the coding sequence ATGGTCCGGATCGCGCGTGAATCGCTGGCCCTGATGTCCGTCATCGGCTTTGTGTGGATGATGTGTTCCGTCGCCTACATGGTGGCGTGA